In the Halorubrum ruber genome, CACCCCCGTGAGCGGCTCCACGACGCGGAGCTCCTTCTCGTCGGCGAGCTCGCGGACCGCCGCCAGCGCCGCGTCCGTCTCGCCGGCGCGCGCTTCGAGCCGGAGCCGCGCGCTCGACACCTCCTCGGTCCCCTGCGGGGCCGCGAGCGACACGTCGGCGACCGACGCGGACTCGCAGGCCTCGATCCGCGAGAGCGTGTCGGAGAGGTCGGTGTCGATGAGGTGGCCGAACAGGAGGATCGTCACCTCCTCCGCGTACCGCTCCGTGCCCGCCTGCATCACGTTCACGCCCTCGCTGCGGAGCGCGTCGACGATCTCCTCGAACCGCTCGGGGGTCGCCTCGAAGTCGACCTCGACCGGGATCCGCCCGCGGGGCGTCTTGTTCCCGCGCTCGTGGTAGATCGACAGGAGGTTCCCGCCGTTGTCCGCGATCGGGTGGAGCGCGGCGAGCAGCTGGCCCGGCTCGTCGACGAGCTCTAACCGGACCGTGTGCGTCGAGGGGGCCGTCGAGGCGTGGCCGCCGTCGGGCGACGCCCCGGGGTCGGCCGGG is a window encoding:
- a CDS encoding amino acid-binding protein; amino-acid sequence: MSDRRDGAPETALDAEDAAGESDPADPGASPDGGHASTAPSTHTVRLELVDEPGQLLAALHPIADNGGNLLSIYHERGNKTPRGRIPVEVDFEATPERFEEIVDALRSEGVNVMQAGTERYAEEVTILLFGHLIDTDLSDTLSRIEACESASVADVSLAAPQGTEEVSSARLRLEARAGETDAALAAVRELADEKELRVVEPLTGVDA